One region of Flavobacterium sp. GSB-24 genomic DNA includes:
- a CDS encoding GNAT family N-acetyltransferase translates to MHIKPIQNEYEKEIVDLILNIQQKEFNVPITIEDQPDLLEIENFYYKPGGTFLGAFIEEKLVGTIALVKFNSEAGAIRKMFVKKEFRGKEFAIAQHLLEQLIAYSEENGIKNLYLGTVSILQAALRFYEKNNFVKISKEALPVDFPLMKPDNVFRHLQLNSK, encoded by the coding sequence ATGCATATTAAGCCTATACAAAATGAGTACGAAAAAGAAATCGTAGATTTGATTTTAAACATTCAGCAAAAAGAGTTCAACGTTCCTATTACAATAGAAGATCAGCCGGATTTATTAGAGATTGAGAATTTTTACTATAAACCTGGAGGAACATTTTTAGGTGCTTTTATAGAGGAGAAATTAGTTGGAACTATTGCTTTGGTAAAATTCAATTCCGAAGCTGGTGCGATTAGAAAAATGTTTGTTAAGAAAGAATTCAGAGGAAAAGAATTTGCAATTGCGCAGCATTTATTAGAGCAATTAATTGCGTACAGTGAAGAAAATGGGATTAAAAACTTATATTTAGGGACTGTTTCTATATTGCAGGCGGCTTTGCGTTTTTATGAGAAAAACAATTTTGTAAAGATTTCTAAAGAAGCGCTGCCAGTCGATTTTCCACTAATGAAACCAGATAATGTATTCCGCCATTTACAGCTAAACTCGAAGTAA
- a CDS encoding MarR family transcriptional regulator, producing the protein MNIIDEIGILALSTRLQRLSEQLRKDGALVYKSFDIDFEPKWFPVIYTLHIKEMLSVVEIASEIGYSHPSTISLLKELEKQKIISSRKDKLDERKRLIVLTEKGKELILKMQPVWDLMKNTLNEIADNQNNLLKAIEEAEQKLANQGFFQRISELKS; encoded by the coding sequence ATGAATATAATTGACGAAATTGGCATATTAGCTCTATCTACACGACTTCAGCGTCTTAGTGAACAATTACGCAAAGATGGGGCACTTGTATACAAATCTTTTGATATTGATTTTGAGCCTAAATGGTTTCCTGTTATTTATACGCTTCATATAAAAGAAATGCTCAGCGTTGTAGAAATTGCCAGTGAAATTGGCTACAGCCATCCGTCAACAATTAGTCTGCTTAAAGAATTGGAAAAGCAAAAAATAATCAGTTCTAGAAAAGATAAATTAGACGAACGAAAAAGATTGATTGTACTTACTGAGAAAGGAAAAGAGTTGATTTTAAAAATGCAGCCGGTATGGGATCTTATGAAAAATACCTTAAACGAAATTGCAGATAATCAAAATAATCTTTTGAAAGCCATCGAAGAAGCCGAACAAAAATTAGCCAATCAAGGATTTTTTCAAAGAATATCTGAACTCAAAAGCTGA
- a CDS encoding DUF6428 family protein: MKLSEIKQLLPTLQNVEFQLENGTFVPEHFHVTEVGIIKKNFIDCGGVVRNEEVVNFQLWNANDFEHRLKPNKLLHIIQLSEDKLHIKDLEIEVEYQNATIGKYDLDFNGKNFVLKNKTTACLAQDACGIPSEKQKIILRESIDNSSCCTPNSGCC, encoded by the coding sequence ATGAAACTATCAGAAATCAAACAGCTTTTACCAACATTACAAAATGTTGAATTTCAGTTAGAAAATGGAACCTTTGTTCCAGAACATTTCCATGTAACCGAAGTGGGAATTATCAAAAAGAACTTTATAGACTGCGGAGGTGTTGTACGAAATGAGGAAGTGGTAAACTTCCAGCTTTGGAATGCCAATGATTTTGAACATCGATTAAAACCAAATAAACTACTGCATATCATCCAGCTTTCGGAAGATAAGTTACATATTAAGGATCTTGAAATCGAAGTAGAATATCAAAACGCAACTATTGGAAAATATGATTTGGATTTTAATGGGAAAAACTTTGTTCTTAAAAATAAAACAACAGCTTGTTTAGCACAAGATGCGTGCGGTATTCCATCTGAAAAACAAAAAATAATTCTAAGAGAATCAATCGATAACAGTTCTTGCTGTACACCAAATTCTGGATGCTGCTAA
- a CDS encoding 3-hydroxyacyl-ACP dehydratase FabZ family protein — MSRNIEDLIPHRAPFLFVDEIISYTPETIIGLNTFTQKDNWLQGSFPDFNFVPGTILIEAMAQCGGAGVKLLGLADGVFGLVSMDHIEFFAGVEFGKLVKFVVKNIRVSEKIIKQSGEAFSDGKLILKGEWMCVKLQ; from the coding sequence ATGAGTCGAAATATTGAAGATCTAATTCCACACAGAGCCCCATTTTTATTTGTTGATGAAATTATATCTTACACACCTGAAACAATTATCGGATTAAATACTTTTACCCAGAAAGACAACTGGCTTCAAGGGAGTTTTCCAGACTTTAATTTTGTTCCTGGAACTATTTTAATAGAGGCAATGGCACAATGCGGAGGTGCAGGTGTAAAGCTGTTAGGTCTTGCTGATGGTGTTTTTGGTTTAGTTAGTATGGATCATATAGAATTTTTTGCAGGTGTTGAATTTGGAAAACTCGTTAAATTTGTAGTAAAAAACATTCGTGTAAGTGAAAAAATCATAAAACAATCTGGAGAGGCGTTTTCAGATGGAAAATTGATTTTAAAAGGCGAATGGATGTGTGTTAAACTTCAATAA
- a CDS encoding alginate export family protein yields MPKNTIAAFSIFCFFTAIGNHVNAQQIDTIARQFILNIEVRPRAEYTSNYILPPNDSIDPYFYITQRNRISMHYSQEKWLLKADVQEIHLWDNENSNSKVGSINFYQLFLETKFKNVNFRLGRQSVLLDNGRLFSDAPWAQQGRSHEGIRIMKYSKHFMNDLFFLFTRNYNTSFEAAYSPVASNKYKYMLVYNFSYNSHQNFSFNSSSTVDFLEKTNGETLYARATTGGRIEFKKNQWYYTLNGYLQFGQNQKGQHLLAYYFQPEVKLSLQKSTWRLGAEIISGSSAALNIDRTADFDVLYGVTWKFNGNMNVFTRFPADVGGKGLVNPYLFASFPLNTKLSLRNDFHLFYTQYPLVDGLNQDMSRFLGFENDFSVRYIPLKELEINAAFSFYKATDSMKNLPKVQDENKLSFWSYLMVSYSFNAVNWRRAKK; encoded by the coding sequence GTGCCAAAAAATACAATTGCAGCATTTTCCATTTTCTGTTTTTTTACCGCAATTGGTAATCACGTCAACGCACAGCAAATCGATACTATAGCCAGGCAGTTTATATTAAATATAGAAGTTCGTCCAAGAGCAGAATATACTTCAAACTACATACTGCCTCCAAACGATTCTATTGATCCTTATTTTTATATTACACAGCGAAATAGGATTTCAATGCACTATTCCCAAGAAAAATGGCTCTTAAAGGCTGACGTCCAAGAAATTCATCTTTGGGATAATGAAAATTCTAATTCTAAAGTCGGAAGTATTAATTTTTATCAATTGTTTTTAGAAACTAAATTTAAGAATGTAAATTTTCGTTTAGGAAGGCAAAGTGTTTTATTGGATAATGGGAGATTGTTTTCTGATGCTCCTTGGGCACAGCAGGGAAGATCGCATGAAGGAATTCGAATCATGAAATATTCTAAACATTTTATGAATGATCTTTTCTTTTTGTTTACACGAAATTACAATACTAGTTTTGAGGCAGCTTATTCGCCTGTTGCATCCAATAAATATAAGTACATGCTGGTGTATAATTTTAGTTATAACTCACATCAAAACTTCTCTTTCAACTCGAGTAGTACGGTTGATTTTTTAGAAAAAACAAATGGAGAAACTTTGTACGCACGGGCAACCACAGGAGGGAGAATCGAGTTTAAAAAGAATCAGTGGTATTATACTTTAAACGGTTATCTGCAATTTGGACAAAATCAGAAAGGACAGCATTTGCTGGCATACTATTTTCAGCCGGAGGTTAAATTGTCACTGCAAAAATCAACATGGCGTTTGGGTGCAGAAATTATAAGCGGCAGTAGTGCTGCTTTAAATATTGATAGAACCGCAGATTTTGACGTTTTATATGGCGTTACATGGAAATTTAATGGAAATATGAATGTGTTTACCCGCTTTCCCGCTGATGTAGGAGGAAAAGGTTTGGTAAATCCTTATCTATTTGCTTCTTTTCCTTTAAACACAAAATTATCGCTTCGTAACGATTTTCATCTTTTTTATACCCAATATCCGTTAGTAGACGGTTTAAATCAGGATATGTCTAGATTTCTGGGATTTGAGAATGATTTTTCAGTAAGATATATTCCGTTAAAAGAGCTGGAAATTAACGCCGCATTTTCATTTTATAAAGCAACAGATTCAATGAAAAACCTTCCAAAAGTGCAGGATGAAAACAAATTATCATTTTGGAGTTACTTGATGGTTTCTTATTCTTTTAATGCTGTTAATTGGAGAAGAGCAAAAAAATAA
- a CDS encoding NAD(P)/FAD-dependent oxidoreductase — protein sequence MLLQDKQAAIIGGGMGGLLLARLLQMKNANVKVYERDLNQEIRVQGSPLDLHEDSGLKAMKHANLLNEFYANIRPNASKARILDKDFQLQFDEHSIEKTAAQISGTDKNSLRDISKPRPEIDRSILRNILLNSLQSDTISWDSQFSSMEKENEGWRLHFKNETNVYADLVIAADGANSKVRSYINAEKPIYSGITMVEGTIYNAKENAPNLFEFSKGGKVLALGNEQTIMYGTKGDGSLMFLLSSKIPENWITESDLNFNDNQEIFGWFKEVYKEWSPKWHELFKSNELYFIPRPQYYFPLNQSWETQANLTLIGDAAHRMPPFAGKGANLAMLDALELADFLTNDQFKDIKTAISSFEKRMLERAAKATKETLENGEQIHSKEALGKLISIFKGENL from the coding sequence ATGCTGTTACAAGATAAACAAGCTGCCATTATTGGCGGCGGAATGGGCGGACTATTACTTGCCCGACTTTTACAAATGAAAAATGCAAATGTAAAAGTTTACGAAAGAGACCTTAACCAAGAGATTCGAGTACAAGGTTCTCCTTTGGATTTACATGAAGATTCCGGATTAAAGGCCATGAAACATGCGAATTTATTAAATGAATTTTACGCCAATATTCGTCCAAACGCCAGTAAAGCTCGAATTCTAGATAAAGATTTTCAATTGCAATTTGATGAGCACAGTATTGAAAAAACTGCAGCACAAATTTCAGGTACAGATAAAAATTCACTGCGAGACATTTCGAAACCTCGCCCAGAAATAGATCGTTCGATTCTTCGCAACATTTTATTGAACTCACTTCAATCAGATACAATTAGCTGGGACAGTCAATTTAGTTCAATGGAAAAAGAAAATGAAGGCTGGAGACTGCATTTCAAAAACGAAACTAACGTTTATGCCGATTTAGTCATTGCTGCAGATGGCGCCAATTCTAAAGTTCGTTCTTATATAAATGCCGAAAAACCTATTTATTCTGGAATAACGATGGTTGAAGGAACTATTTACAATGCAAAAGAAAACGCTCCAAACCTTTTTGAATTTTCTAAAGGAGGAAAAGTTCTGGCTCTTGGCAATGAACAAACGATAATGTACGGAACTAAAGGAGACGGCTCGCTTATGTTTTTATTAAGCAGTAAAATTCCAGAAAATTGGATCACAGAAAGTGATTTAAATTTTAACGACAATCAGGAGATTTTTGGATGGTTCAAAGAGGTTTATAAAGAATGGAGTCCGAAATGGCACGAACTTTTTAAGAGCAATGAATTGTATTTTATACCGCGTCCGCAATATTATTTTCCTTTAAATCAAAGTTGGGAAACCCAAGCAAACTTAACACTGATTGGAGATGCAGCACATCGTATGCCTCCGTTTGCCGGGAAAGGTGCTAATCTCGCCATGCTGGACGCTCTTGAACTAGCAGATTTTTTAACTAATGATCAATTTAAAGATATCAAAACTGCTATTTCTAGTTTTGAAAAACGTATGCTGGAAAGAGCTGCCAAAGCCACGAAAGAAACTCTAGAAAATGGAGAACAAATACACTCTAAAGAAGCTTTGGGTAAATTGATTTCAATATTCAAAGGAGAAAATTTATAA
- a CDS encoding nitroreductase family protein — MALIDALKWRYATKKMNGQVVPQEKVDYILEAAQLAPSSSGLQPYKVFVVTNQELKEKLRGVSFDQSQVTDASHVLIWAAWDGYSLDKISAVFDKTIAERGIPANAMDEYKERLWGMYEPLGQEWHANHAAKQAYISFGVAIAAAAEQQVDATPMEGFIPAEVDKLLGLSEQGLKSVVILPLGYRDEANDWLVNLKKVRTAKDEFITEIK, encoded by the coding sequence ATGGCCTTAATAGATGCACTAAAGTGGCGTTATGCTACTAAAAAAATGAACGGACAAGTGGTTCCGCAAGAAAAAGTAGATTATATTCTTGAAGCTGCTCAATTAGCTCCTTCTTCGTCTGGATTACAGCCTTACAAGGTTTTTGTAGTAACAAACCAAGAGTTAAAAGAAAAATTAAGAGGAGTTAGTTTTGACCAAAGCCAAGTTACTGATGCGTCTCACGTATTGATCTGGGCAGCTTGGGACGGTTATAGCTTAGATAAAATTTCTGCTGTATTTGATAAAACTATAGCAGAAAGAGGAATTCCTGCTAACGCGATGGATGAGTACAAAGAGAGACTTTGGGGAATGTACGAACCTCTTGGACAAGAATGGCACGCAAACCACGCTGCAAAACAAGCTTATATTTCATTTGGTGTAGCTATTGCCGCTGCTGCAGAACAACAAGTAGATGCAACACCAATGGAAGGTTTTATTCCTGCTGAAGTGGATAAACTTTTAGGTTTGAGCGAACAAGGTCTTAAAAGCGTTGTAATTTTACCTCTTGGATATAGAGATGAAGCTAACGACTGGCTGGTAAACTTGAAAAAAGTGAGAACAGCAAAAGACGAATTTATTACAGAAATCAAGTAA
- a CDS encoding nitronate monooxygenase, with protein sequence MRNAFIEEVENTEFVLPYPYQNKLTAELRKASKLVKNPDFVGIWAGQSITDYSEISTGNLIKNLIEEVEKFSVK encoded by the coding sequence ATTAGAAATGCTTTTATCGAAGAAGTTGAAAATACGGAATTTGTTCTCCCATATCCTTATCAAAATAAATTGACTGCCGAATTGAGAAAGGCTTCTAAACTGGTAAAAAATCCAGATTTTGTTGGTATTTGGGCGGGCCAGTCAATTACTGATTACAGCGAAATTTCAACAGGAAATCTTATCAAGAATTTAATCGAAGAGGTAGAAAAGTTTAGTGTAAAGTAG
- a CDS encoding nuclear transport factor 2 family protein has product MIKFSFTFFLFALGVFAQENKIDSNVRKQIENYNSSFAADFTGRNKEALLKAYTEQTILMPEHSRQRTGNKSIADFYKQWLDQAKVISYQRTILELQDFGSYVLEIGNFTEHLDKQNLKPYTYSGKYMVLWKKASKNKPMTIAAEIWGSDSYFDDRFIPEIDDALVPPAKEFVTSDKLNLEVIERNNSIKKLVQNRLGGEHAKMFLPDAMYLTYYTPILSGEKDITTYFIEHEKPGTLSIDQISIRTSGVINAQKAIVEFGYYSVDWSDGDKKGNVKGKSINVWKRNSNGELMLFRQMVNHD; this is encoded by the coding sequence ATGATCAAATTTAGTTTTACCTTTTTTCTTTTTGCATTGGGAGTTTTTGCACAAGAAAATAAAATAGATTCGAATGTTCGCAAGCAGATAGAAAATTACAATTCTTCTTTTGCAGCAGACTTTACTGGAAGAAATAAAGAAGCTTTACTAAAAGCCTATACAGAACAAACCATTTTAATGCCCGAGCACAGCAGGCAAAGAACTGGAAATAAAAGCATTGCTGATTTCTATAAACAATGGCTGGATCAGGCAAAAGTTATTTCTTATCAAAGAACTATTCTTGAACTTCAGGATTTTGGAAGTTATGTTTTGGAAATTGGAAATTTTACGGAACATTTGGATAAGCAAAACTTAAAACCCTATACGTATTCGGGAAAATATATGGTTTTATGGAAGAAAGCTTCCAAAAATAAACCAATGACCATTGCTGCAGAAATATGGGGATCAGACAGTTATTTTGATGACAGATTTATTCCTGAAATTGATGATGCATTAGTTCCTCCCGCAAAAGAATTTGTTACATCTGATAAATTAAATTTGGAAGTAATAGAAAGGAACAATTCAATAAAAAAATTGGTGCAAAATAGGTTAGGTGGCGAACATGCAAAAATGTTTCTGCCTGATGCCATGTATTTAACCTATTACACTCCGATTTTATCTGGCGAAAAAGATATCACGACTTATTTTATAGAACATGAAAAACCAGGAACTTTAAGTATCGATCAAATTTCGATTCGAACTTCTGGAGTTATTAATGCCCAAAAAGCAATTGTAGAATTTGGTTATTACAGTGTCGATTGGAGCGATGGAGATAAAAAAGGAAATGTAAAAGGAAAAAGTATAAATGTTTGGAAAAGAAATAGTAACGGAGAGTTAATGCTTTTTCGCCAAATGGTAAATCATGATTAA
- a CDS encoding arsenate reductase ArsC, protein MEKKILILCTGNSCRSQIAEGYMRHFAKNKAVVYSAGVETHGVNPKAVFIMKEDGIDISNHTSNNIDEYTNIDFDFVITVCDNAKERCPFFPTKAQKFHYNFPDPAKATGTDVEIEQQFRTVRELIKEYCRDFAAKNLA, encoded by the coding sequence ATGGAAAAGAAAATACTTATACTTTGTACAGGAAACAGCTGCCGAAGCCAGATTGCAGAGGGTTATATGAGACATTTTGCCAAAAATAAAGCTGTAGTTTACAGTGCTGGCGTAGAAACCCACGGCGTAAATCCGAAGGCTGTTTTTATAATGAAAGAAGATGGAATTGACATTTCAAATCATACTTCAAACAATATTGATGAATACACTAATATTGATTTTGATTTTGTAATTACGGTCTGTGATAATGCTAAAGAACGCTGTCCATTTTTTCCAACAAAAGCGCAAAAATTTCATTATAATTTCCCAGATCCAGCCAAAGCAACTGGAACAGATGTCGAAATCGAACAACAGTTTAGAACTGTAAGAGAATTAATAAAAGAATATTGCAGAGATTTTGCTGCAAAAAATTTAGCCTAA
- a CDS encoding helix-turn-helix domain-containing protein, which produces MIKEPEHDRKACNQNIMAVHDAMDILNGRWKISIIASLCFNTLRFTDLLREVEGISGKMLSRELKNLEENQLVTRTVLKTQPITVEYQLTEYGHTLKDVIDSLAKWGVNHRKKITGRG; this is translated from the coding sequence ATGATAAAAGAGCCAGAACACGATCGAAAAGCATGCAATCAAAACATTATGGCAGTGCACGATGCGATGGATATTTTGAACGGAAGATGGAAAATTTCTATTATTGCATCCCTTTGTTTTAATACTTTAAGATTTACCGATTTGCTGCGAGAAGTAGAAGGAATTTCGGGAAAAATGCTGAGCAGGGAATTAAAAAATCTGGAAGAAAACCAATTGGTTACGCGTACTGTTTTAAAAACTCAACCCATAACTGTCGAGTATCAACTGACAGAATATGGGCATACATTAAAAGACGTAATAGATTCTTTAGCAAAATGGGGAGTTAATCACCGAAAAAAGATTACGGGAAGAGGATAA
- a CDS encoding MgtC/SapB family protein: MSTTEFLTRLVAAAIAGLAIGFERQWHHKETGVKTNTLVAIGAAVFVLLSIKVAETEPNIDVTRITAQVVMGVGFLGAGVIFREGDNVHGLNSAATIWCSAAIGSTAASGYFIEALICTLLVILINIAIEPIDNWLKNRKG, from the coding sequence TTGAGTACAACAGAATTCTTAACACGGCTTGTGGCGGCTGCAATTGCGGGATTAGCCATTGGTTTTGAAAGACAATGGCATCACAAGGAAACGGGAGTAAAAACAAATACGCTTGTTGCTATTGGGGCAGCAGTTTTTGTGCTTTTGTCTATCAAAGTTGCAGAAACAGAACCAAACATCGATGTTACTCGTATCACTGCTCAGGTGGTTATGGGGGTTGGTTTTCTAGGTGCGGGAGTTATTTTTAGAGAAGGTGATAATGTACATGGCTTGAATTCTGCAGCTACAATTTGGTGCAGCGCCGCTATAGGAAGTACCGCTGCATCTGGTTATTTTATTGAAGCTTTAATTTGCACGCTCTTAGTTATTCTGATAAATATTGCTATTGAACCAATAGATAATTGGTTGAAAAATAGGAAAGGGTGA
- a CDS encoding NAD(P)H-binding protein: protein MKALIIGATGATGKELVDRLLGDNNYASVSVFVRRPFGKSHPKLTEHIVDFSDVNSFQDLITGDVLFSCLGTTLKDAGSKDNQWKIDFDIPAAFAVAARKNNVNSLVLVSSYGASAKSSVFYSKMKGKLEEYIDDLNFSQYIIFRPGPLIRQNTDRLGEKISIKVIKLFNAIGLFKNVKPISTSLLADKLLKAPTALSRGTTILELDRIIAL, encoded by the coding sequence ATGAAAGCATTGATAATTGGTGCAACGGGCGCAACAGGAAAAGAACTGGTTGATAGGCTTTTAGGGGATAATAATTATGCCTCGGTTTCAGTTTTTGTGAGAAGGCCATTCGGGAAATCGCACCCAAAACTTACGGAGCATATTGTTGATTTTTCAGATGTCAATTCATTTCAGGATTTAATTACTGGAGACGTTCTTTTCTCCTGCCTCGGCACCACATTAAAAGATGCAGGTTCAAAAGATAATCAATGGAAAATAGATTTTGATATTCCGGCAGCATTTGCAGTTGCTGCAAGAAAAAACAATGTCAATTCTCTGGTGTTAGTTTCGTCTTATGGTGCATCAGCAAAGAGCAGCGTATTTTATTCTAAAATGAAAGGAAAGCTTGAAGAATATATAGACGATCTTAATTTCTCACAATATATAATTTTCAGACCTGGACCTTTAATTCGTCAAAATACGGATCGATTGGGCGAAAAAATTTCAATTAAAGTTATTAAATTATTCAATGCCATAGGCCTTTTCAAAAACGTAAAACCAATTTCGACCTCATTGCTAGCAGATAAGTTACTAAAAGCTCCAACAGCACTTTCAAGAGGAACAACAATACTTGAATTGGATCGTATTATTGCGCTTTGA
- a CDS encoding AraC family transcriptional regulator, translating to MHDKLEYKSIQPKQDLSYFVDSFWCIRNASDKTLETIGLPDGRIDLSLLQSPEESFRIMLLGLGTKQYEKGRIPANSLTFVISFKLPAVEYVFHESISDLLNSGKKLENNFWEFNENDLEDFELFCEKASLKIESLLLKEIETRKQKLFSLIYQTHGAMTVKELSEKSSWSSRQINRYFNTYFGISLKGFCSILRFRASLEHIAKGKLFPEENFSDQTHFIREVKKISGSLPKELFQNKNDRFILLSALSSK from the coding sequence ATGCACGACAAATTAGAGTACAAATCAATTCAGCCTAAACAAGATCTTTCGTATTTTGTGGATAGCTTTTGGTGCATTCGTAATGCCTCTGATAAAACTCTGGAAACAATTGGTCTGCCCGACGGCCGTATTGATCTATCTTTGCTTCAATCTCCTGAGGAATCTTTTAGAATTATGCTTCTTGGATTAGGGACGAAACAATATGAAAAAGGAAGAATTCCTGCCAACAGCCTTACCTTTGTTATCAGCTTCAAACTTCCTGCTGTCGAATATGTTTTTCATGAATCTATTTCAGATCTTTTAAATTCTGGAAAAAAATTAGAAAACAATTTCTGGGAATTCAATGAAAATGATTTAGAAGATTTTGAATTGTTCTGTGAAAAAGCCTCTCTTAAAATTGAGTCTTTATTATTAAAAGAAATAGAAACTCGAAAACAGAAACTATTCAGCCTTATCTATCAAACACATGGCGCAATGACGGTAAAAGAATTATCTGAAAAATCCAGCTGGAGCAGCCGCCAGATTAACCGTTATTTTAATACGTATTTTGGAATTTCATTAAAAGGATTCTGCTCTATCCTTCGTTTCCGTGCTTCGCTGGAACATATTGCAAAAGGAAAACTTTTTCCCGAAGAAAACTTTTCAGACCAGACGCATTTTATTAGAGAGGTCAAAAAAATTTCTGGTTCTCTTCCTAAAGAATTATTCCAAAACAAAAATGACCGATTTATACTATTATCGGCTCTTTCTTCAAAATAA
- a CDS encoding nitronate monooxygenase, with protein MEWKNNLTDLFKIDHPIIQAPMLGVTTPEMTAAASNAGALGSLALGDLPADKCIELIKATKELTNKPFAVNIFLNKIDAISPKLQADYDKTKAFLKDFSQKSGVVADFPLLSEIKLTDYHDQIEVILKENCRIVSFTFGNLDAASISKLKENNVLLIGTCTSVEEAVVLENSGIDIICVQGIEAGGHRGSFLEETIPQIGGMPLLSQVTETVKTPIVYAGGIYNAKTLLAAKLLGADGFQIGSLFLGSAESALHDFEKQRLRNLKENEI; from the coding sequence ATGGAATGGAAAAATAATTTAACAGACTTGTTTAAAATTGATCATCCAATTATACAAGCGCCGATGCTTGGTGTTACAACTCCAGAAATGACTGCTGCAGCTTCTAATGCAGGTGCTTTAGGATCGCTGGCTCTTGGAGATCTTCCGGCAGACAAGTGTATCGAATTGATTAAAGCCACAAAAGAATTAACGAACAAACCTTTCGCAGTAAATATTTTTCTAAATAAAATTGATGCGATTTCACCAAAACTCCAGGCCGATTACGATAAAACAAAAGCATTTTTGAAAGATTTTAGTCAAAAATCAGGAGTAGTGGCTGATTTTCCGCTTTTAAGCGAAATTAAACTGACCGATTATCACGATCAAATTGAAGTGATTCTGAAAGAAAACTGCCGTATTGTTAGTTTCACTTTTGGGAATTTAGATGCTGCAAGTATTTCCAAATTAAAAGAAAATAATGTACTTTTAATAGGAACTTGTACATCTGTTGAAGAAGCTGTTGTATTGGAAAACAGCGGTATTGATATCATTTGTGTACAAGGAATTGAAGCTGGCGGACATCGAGGAAGTTTTTTAGAAGAAACTATTCCGCAGATAGGAGGAATGCCGCTGTTGTCTCAAGTAACAGAAACTGTAAAAACACCTATTGTTTATGCAGGCGGCATTTACAATGCTAAAACCTTATTGGCTGCTAAATTGCTCGGTGCCGATGGTTTTCAAATTGGAAGCTTATTTTTAGGTTCTGCCGAAAGTGCTTTACATGATTTTGAAAAACAACGTCTTAGAAATTTAAAAGAAAACGAAATTTAA
- a CDS encoding metalloregulator ArsR/SmtB family transcription factor, whose amino-acid sequence MGATKTEHFTDAQNQIATIAKALGHPARIAILEYLLKVNECICGDIVNELPLAQPTVSQHLKELKNAGIIKGNISGNSICYCIDEKAIAILNTYFLKITQSLSQSKCC is encoded by the coding sequence ATGGGAGCAACTAAAACAGAACATTTTACAGATGCACAAAACCAGATTGCTACAATTGCTAAAGCATTGGGACATCCTGCCAGAATCGCAATTTTAGAATATTTGCTTAAGGTGAATGAATGCATTTGCGGTGATATTGTAAACGAACTTCCGCTTGCACAGCCAACAGTTTCGCAGCATTTAAAAGAACTTAAGAATGCGGGTATCATTAAAGGAAATATTTCAGGAAACTCAATTTGCTATTGTATTGATGAAAAAGCTATTGCTATCTTAAATACTTATTTCTTAAAAATCACACAAAGCCTTTCACAATCTAAATGCTGCTAA